One Methylobacterium oryzae DNA window includes the following coding sequences:
- a CDS encoding enoyl-CoA hydratase/isomerase family protein, with product MTSDTHTIDPRLTNLDGFRVEIDSERERADVILARPPMNVIAMPQRDEIRKVFEALDEDPRVRVIVLRAEGEHFSSGGYIKGFLDASPEHVSKLAWNMAAPARCSKPVIAANRGYTFGVGFEISLACDFRIVSETCRYALPEQKLGQIPGSGGSARLQKIVGITRTKDIVMRSKRIPGRQALDWGIATECVADADLEKATDALVDELRAFSPIAQRTAKKLLNDTEDASLSIAIELEGHCYSRLRQADDFREGVEAFHAKRAPRFTGS from the coding sequence ATGACGAGCGACACCCACACCATCGACCCGCGCCTGACGAACCTCGACGGGTTCCGCGTCGAGATCGACTCGGAGCGCGAGCGCGCCGACGTGATCCTGGCGCGGCCGCCCATGAACGTCATTGCGATGCCCCAGCGCGACGAGATCCGTAAGGTGTTCGAGGCGCTGGACGAGGATCCCCGCGTGCGGGTCATCGTCCTGCGGGCGGAGGGCGAACACTTCTCGTCGGGGGGCTACATCAAGGGCTTCCTCGACGCCTCGCCCGAGCACGTCTCGAAGCTCGCCTGGAACATGGCGGCGCCGGCCCGCTGCTCGAAGCCCGTCATCGCCGCCAACCGGGGCTATACGTTCGGCGTCGGCTTCGAGATCTCGCTGGCCTGCGACTTCCGCATCGTCTCCGAGACCTGCCGTTACGCCCTGCCCGAGCAGAAGCTCGGGCAGATTCCCGGCTCCGGCGGCTCGGCCCGTCTCCAGAAGATCGTTGGCATCACCCGGACCAAGGACATCGTGATGCGCTCCAAGCGCATCCCCGGACGGCAGGCCCTCGACTGGGGCATCGCCACCGAATGCGTGGCCGACGCGGACCTGGAGAAGGCCACCGACGCGCTGGTCGACGAATTGCGCGCCTTCTCCCCCATCGCCCAGCGCACCGCCAAGAAGCTCCTCAACGACACCGAGGATGCGAGCCTCTCCATCGCCATCGAGCTCGAAGGGCATTGCTACAGCCGCCTGCGGCAGGCCGATGACTTCCGCGAGGGCGTCGAAGCGTTCCACGCCAAGCGCGCGCCGCGCTTCACCGGCTCATAG